Proteins encoded within one genomic window of Humulus lupulus chromosome 1, drHumLupu1.1, whole genome shotgun sequence:
- the LOC133799788 gene encoding uncharacterized protein LOC133799788, with translation MSEILSYQVGGKAEMHINLLVDHLAEWLEEEHGKNLVFHTFTNTGWLTYGAILEGFQKQDPYLMGRIRGCIVDSAPIAAPDPQVWASGFSATFLKKNSVTTKGAISLNASGTGVLVDTKEAVEPKPAVTEAALMFVLEKFFEVVLNLPAVNK, from the exons ATGTCTGAGATTCTTAGTTATCAAGTTGGAGGAAAAGCCGAGATGCACATAAACTTACTTGTGGACCATTTGGCTGAATGGTTAGAAGAGGAGCATGGAAAGAACCTGGTTTTTCATACTTTCACTAACACTGGATGGCTAAC GTATGGGGCTATCCTTGAGGGGTTTCAGAAGCAGGATCCTTACTTAATGGGAAGGATTAGAGGCTGCATTGTGGATTCTGCACCTATTGCAGCACCTGACCCACAG GTATGGGCTTCAGGTTTCTCTGCTACATTTTTAAAGAAGAATAGTGTGACAACAAAAGGAGCCATAAGCTTGAATGCGTCGGGAACTGGAGTTTTGGTTGACACCAAGGAAGCTGTGGAACCAAAACCAGCAGTAACTGAAGCAGCTTTGATGTTTGTTTTGGAGAAGTTTTTTGAGGTGGTTTTGAACCTTCCAGCGGTGAACAAGTAA